The genomic region AAAAGAAACTGACTTTATAGGGTGGTCAAGTACTAATTTGGATATGTAACAAATGATGCTTGCAGGATTCATTTTTGCAGTTGACTGGCCCGCGCCGCCCAATTGCGTTGATCGACCCTGTTGTCTTTGAGATTCAACTAAAAGTGAAGGGCACAGCAGAGTGTGAAGATGAAACATTGATGGATCGAGCGTTTGAATATGGATATGGTTTTGGAGAATATGGTGAGCTTGCCCGTCGTCCTTGGGCTGGTAATTTTTGCACACTAGAGATCACCTCTGCGCTACTTTCCAGAACGGTTGCAGCCACTTTCATCTCCGCTGATGTTATTAAAGGGTCATGGCCTGTTGATTACAGAGGTCGTGTGGTTGCCCGTACTGCTGACATAGATGAGGATTTTGTGCTGCTTGATTCCGGAGAAGGACGTCTGCAAGTGAATCCAGACGGTCGTATTGTCCTTCAAAGGGGTGTTGTCTGTGTGGAACATGAGGGAATGCTCACAGTTTCCGTGGAAGCCTACTCAGAGGCAGGTACTTGTCGTGCAGATTGTGTTGAATTCAAGCCCCAAAAATCCCTCACAAGTGATGGTACTTGCAACCTTGGTTTCTGCACGGTGCAGTTTATTGTTGGTTGGTCCCCCATGGCAAGAAAGTATGATATGATGTACGATGGCAACTGAGTTCAACTGCATCGGTTTGTCATCCCCATCCCAGTAGCATGCCGTAGATGTCCAGCTAATTAACTAGTTATGATTGGTCAAGTGTGCAAACTGTTTAGAAATCATGTTATGTCTAGCGTCCAGACTATTTAAAGGCCATGTCATGTTTGGTGAAGTGCCAAGTGGCACACTATGGTTCAGCTTTTGGCAAACCACTCATATATTAGCAGGTGCGGCCAGTCTCTGAAGCTTTACTTTGCGTTTCCATCCCTTCTTCGAATTGACCAGCTCCTCTACTCAAGCATGCACTCACTGCTGAAATTACACTCTAAGCCGAGCGCTTTTCTTGGAAAAGGTATCTTTGTCGAGAGGTGCTCAGCGCTTTTCTTGGAAAAGGTATCTTTGTTGAGAGGTGCTCTCGGCAAAAATGGATTATCAGCCTCGTTAACAGTAATATCCACTTAGAGCAATTTGTATACTCTATAAGGATCACATACATAACAACAAACTCACAAAAGCATGATATATGGTCCAGACAAGCTTCATATGAACAACAAACTCACAAAAGCATTATATATGGTCCACACAAGCTTCATATGAAGTCACAAGGTAGTTCTTTAGCACAAGTGCCTTCTAACTAAACAACAAAGTGGCCAATGCATATTCACATACAATGACATGATAAAAACAACACCACAATTAGAACGAACTGGAAGAGAATTATCAAGTTCTTCAATCCACTCAACCCGATAACCTTACCTGCACCATGGCCTAATTCATGATTTCTCTTCTCATATAGCACATAATCGTTGTAATGATTCTATGCCTCATCTCTACTATTGAACAAATCAAAGGAGTTGCCTTTGAAACGAAGTACTTGTTCATTGCATGTGGACCATGAATCGTCGACGCTTGGACACCTACCTCTGTACACCGCATACCACTTTGtctaaaaagaaagagaaaaatatttcaaaaagGAAGGCAAGTTAAAAATAACACATCATTCATAAGCCACGTAAGCATTTATCACTCATGTCGTGGGAACGATCCTGACAGTAAGGAGTAGGGGTATGAACGAGGGCAAGATCTAGTTGTGGCGTAGGTGTGACACGGAGATTTTACGAGTTCGGCCCCCTCGTGGTGGAGGTAACAACCCTACATCTCGATCTTGTGTCTGAGTATTACAATGGATTGCGAACACTTGTCCATGTGCTatggggtggcttatatagagtgtgtCACCCCCTGTCTAGCTATGTTATATAGGGATTTAAGTGATTGCATTGATGGTGGGCCGCGTGTGAAGTACCACTTCTCTTCGAGTCAATGGCAGCACCTGCTAACCAATGGACAACGTAAATATTCAAGAACATACCACAATGTCAGATTTGAAAGATTATATAATTACTTTTTTTACTTCttaaaaaataaaaattattATGAATTGCCAAATATTTTTGGAAACATTAACAAATTTTGAAATCCCAAATAATTTTCAAAACATCAATTTGTTTTTTGGAAGTTTCATACATTTTAAGAAATACAGAAACAAAATTTGAAATgggaacattttctaaaattcacaaacatttttcaAAAACACGAACCTTTTATAAGAACACGAGCATTTTTTGAATTatcaaacaattttcaaaaatgGGAACATGTCTACCTTTCAGAACAATTTTAGAAAATGTGTAATTTTTcacatgaatattatttgaatttgtgaGCATTCCTCTAAAGCaagaatatttttcaaatttggaGCATCTTTTCAAATGTATTTTTTTAAGAATATTGAACAATTTTGGAAAAtacaatttttttgaaaaaatgggAACATTACTTTTCATTTAAAAATTTCAGTGTCCTTTTCCAGCTAGCTCACGTGCCAATACATCCATCCTTTGTCCGAAATAATAGATCCATACTTCATACATCTTATTACTACATGTAGTTTCACACACGATTATAAATTTGTACGACCGTATGTAAAGAGCAATATGGGGCTATTTAAAATATTTTTATGTTGAATTCGTGAACATTTCActaaaatatgatttttttttaattgggaacattttttaaaatacaATGTTTTTGTGAAAATCTAAAACAATTTTGTAAAACAGAAACATTTTTTCTGTtttcaaaaaatttcagaatGACAATTTTTTTAATATCTGAACATTTTTAAAAAGGGAATGAAATTTTGGAATTCTGAAcattcttcaaaattttgaacgaaATTGAAATTATAAACATTTCATAAAAAAATTAATTGATCAAAAATgcaaaaataaacaaaaataagattcaaaatgaaaaaggaaaaaaagaaggAGGAAAGAggaaataaaaagagaaaggaaCATAAAATGTTAAATAGAAAATGAAAACAAAAAATGTAAACGGAACGGCCCAGTCTAGGGCTATCTGTCCGAACCTCCCACTATCTGTCGCCAGGTGCGGCAAATAGGAGTTTCCCAGCTGCGTGGGCAGGGAAATAAGTGGGTGCACGTGAAAAAAAAATTAGCAGGAGAAAAAATATCATGCATTTAAAATTATTGAGAATTATATGTGCAAGCAATACCCTGTGTGCACGTGCAAAAAATAATATTTAGCTTCTCGGTTTCGCCGGGTGTGAAGTAATCAATCTGCTACATTTCCATTCATTGATAGAGGGTATTTAAAAGTTTTATTACATCATCGTACGACAGAGAAGGCTCGTGAATTATTTAATCTACTTTTCCTTTCAATCTGGGAGATTTTAAGGTATGAAGTTTCTGAATTAGCAAACATGAACCATTTTTTAAATCCTGGACTGTTTTTTGAAAATTATGTACACTTTCAAAAAACGCAAACAAAATTTGAAACAGAAATATCTTTTAAAATTCACAATCATTGTTTGACAACACAAACTTTTTTTGTAAAAACATGAACATTATTTAAATTTTTGAACATCTTTTAGCACCGGAACATGTGTTGAAAATTCATAACATTTCTAAAAAATGCGTATCTTTTAACATTATTTTGAATTTTAGAAAAcgagaaaaaaaaatcagaaaatgaAAATATTTTAAAATTCACCAACTTTTTGGAAAACACCATCCTTTGACAAAAACACGAACATTATTcgaatttgtgaacattttttttagCATGGGAACTTGTGTTGAAAATTCATAGGATTTTTTGAAAATGTGTACCTTTTAACCTCATTTTGAATTGTGAAAGTTTCACTAAAAAAAGAATGTTTTCCAAATTTGAGCATTTTTTAAAATTCCATTTTGTTTTTAGAAATCTGAAACAATTTTTGAAAAATAAAACTTTTTGAAAAAATGGGAAACTTTTTCAAGTtccgattttttttcaaaatatcaACAAAATGTTGGAATTCTGAACATTTTCTATAATTTGAGTTTTTTTAATTCTGAACGTTTTCTGAAAATTTTGGATTTATGAAATAAATTCTAGAAGAAAAAAAACTTGGAAGGGAAAAAAGAGACAAGGGAAGGGGAATAAAAATAGAAGTAAAACACAGAAACAAAGAAAGCTAGGCCAGCCTATTGTCGGTTTATCCTGTGCAAAGCTCCGATTATTTGTTGTCCTATGCGAAAATAGAATTTTCCCAGCTGCCTGGGCAGAAAAATAAGTGGGCTGGCTTCGCTGGGTCACAACGGTCGGCCCACGTACAAAATTCTGGAAAGCGTTTTTTGTTTGTAGCAGACGAAAGCGTAAGAATTTAGTACCACTCGAATGAAAAAAATTTCTTTCAGCAATGAATGGATTAAAAAATTGGTGAAACACACCTTGCTTTATATATAAACGCACCTTGCTTTATATATAGTGAtgctattcatcacccagggtgcagaataagttattcttcacccgaggtaatcttacgatcacttcataattaaattacatttagaattcaaatagttacatttctattgattcactacgtaaaattttgtataagaaaataaaaatataggtcgtaagacaagaaaatttggaGTTTATGTATATTTTgcactatgtttttacgtttgtaattctacataacataaaatattttttacggcgattatatattttcttacggccTCTTTTTACGGCAGAAATAAGAAAAACTTACGAAACGTAAAATTACAGTGCATTCGTGATAAAATAGagggggggtgaagaataactattcctcgcccagggtgacgaatagtcTATATATAGACATACATTTTCTTTTTATATTGTTTGAATAGTGTGCATTCAAAGCACAACCCTCTTGGTGCAGTAAGATTGGTGGAATATGAATTTGGTATGACAGTGCCCATTTGCATAATGCACAGAGCTGGACTGTAAGCCTTGAAGATAATCAACGCAAAATTGTTCAATATTCTTAAAAAAATACATTTGAAAAGATGCtccaaatttgaaaaatattcttGCTTTAGAGGAATGCtcacaaattcaaataatattcatgtgAAAAATTACACATTTTCTAAAATTGTTCTGAAAGGTAGACATGTTCCCATTTTTGAAAATTGTTCGATAATTCAAAAAATGCTCGTGTTCTTATAGAAGGTTCGT from Triticum urartu cultivar G1812 unplaced genomic scaffold, Tu2.1 TuUngrouped_contig_8717, whole genome shotgun sequence harbors:
- the LOC125531986 gene encoding uncharacterized protein LOC125531986 is translated as MENEMWRIRWPVEVYGFIAARDNLDRNRNLLFSQTRDDPQILTQQDSFLQLTGPRRPIALIDPVVFEIQLKVKGTAECEDETLMDRAFEYGYGFGEYGELARRPWAGNFCTLEITSALLSRTVAATFISADVIKGSWPVDYRGRVVARTADIDEDFVLLDSGEGRLQVNPDGRIVLQRGVVCVEHEGMLTVSVEAYSEAGTCRADCVEFKPQKSLTSDGTCNLGFCTVQFIVGWSPMARKYDMMYDGN